Proteins encoded together in one Telopea speciosissima isolate NSW1024214 ecotype Mountain lineage chromosome 6, Tspe_v1, whole genome shotgun sequence window:
- the LOC122664658 gene encoding uncharacterized protein LOC122664658 isoform X1, with the protein MPCSSANNLWLPCYHSPFLTKHSNTVLAISRGSGEGIWCLRGHHRLSLWVKPMVQVIPHHLLSWRRCHVKGENSEGAWSGESIVLDEQTLERDLQIAIEEENYARAAKIRDSLRLLHEDSKASVLAANNRFYNSFRKGDMAAMQALWAKGDHVCVVHPGVGGISGYDLVMGSWEFVWADYEFPFEIEVKDAQVHVRGDVGYVTCIEVVKTKGSSWGKQFVTNVFEKIDGQWFICVHHASHIDL; encoded by the exons ATGCCGTGCTCATCTGCAAATAATCTTTGGCTGCCCTGTTATCATTCTCCATTTCTCACAAAGCACAGCAATACAGTTCTAGCAATTTCTCGTGGGAGTGGAGAAGGGATCTGGTGCTTGCGAGGTCATCATCGTCTTAGTTTATGGGTAAAACCCATGGTCCAAGTAA TACCACATCACCTGCTTTCTTGGAGACGTTGCCATGTTAAAGGTGAAAATTCAGAGGGGGCTTGGAGCGGTGAGAGCATTGTCTTGGATGAGCAAACATTAGAACGGGACCTTCAGATAGCCATTGAGGAAGAAAACTATGCTCGAGCAGCAAAAATCAGGGATAGCCTCCGGCTTCTTCATGAGGACAGCAAGGCTTCTGTTCTAGCAGCAAATAATCGGTTCTACAATTCATTCAGGAAAGGGGATATGGCTGCCATGCAAGCCCTGTGGGCAAAAGGGGATCATGTGTGTGTTGTGCATCCTGGTGTCGGTGGGATATCTGGTTATGATCTCGTCATGGGAAGCTGGGAGTTTGTGTGGGCAGACTACGAATTCCCATTTGAGATTGAGGTAAAAGATGCTCAAGTTCATGTCAGAGGCGATGTTGGGTATGTGACATGCATTGAAGTGGTCAAGACCAAAGGCAGCAGTTGGGGGAAACAGTTTGTGACAAATGTATTTGAGAAGATTGATGGTCAGTGGTTTATTTGCGTCCATCATGCTTCACATATTGACTTGTGA
- the LOC122664658 gene encoding uncharacterized protein LOC122664658 isoform X2 produces MGKTHGPIPHHLLSWRRCHVKGENSEGAWSGESIVLDEQTLERDLQIAIEEENYARAAKIRDSLRLLHEDSKASVLAANNRFYNSFRKGDMAAMQALWAKGDHVCVVHPGVGGISGYDLVMGSWEFVWADYEFPFEIEVKDAQVHVRGDVGYVTCIEVVKTKGSSWGKQFVTNVFEKIDGQWFICVHHASHIDL; encoded by the exons ATGGGTAAAACCCATGGTCCAA TACCACATCACCTGCTTTCTTGGAGACGTTGCCATGTTAAAGGTGAAAATTCAGAGGGGGCTTGGAGCGGTGAGAGCATTGTCTTGGATGAGCAAACATTAGAACGGGACCTTCAGATAGCCATTGAGGAAGAAAACTATGCTCGAGCAGCAAAAATCAGGGATAGCCTCCGGCTTCTTCATGAGGACAGCAAGGCTTCTGTTCTAGCAGCAAATAATCGGTTCTACAATTCATTCAGGAAAGGGGATATGGCTGCCATGCAAGCCCTGTGGGCAAAAGGGGATCATGTGTGTGTTGTGCATCCTGGTGTCGGTGGGATATCTGGTTATGATCTCGTCATGGGAAGCTGGGAGTTTGTGTGGGCAGACTACGAATTCCCATTTGAGATTGAGGTAAAAGATGCTCAAGTTCATGTCAGAGGCGATGTTGGGTATGTGACATGCATTGAAGTGGTCAAGACCAAAGGCAGCAGTTGGGGGAAACAGTTTGTGACAAATGTATTTGAGAAGATTGATGGTCAGTGGTTTATTTGCGTCCATCATGCTTCACATATTGACTTGTGA